In the genome of Terribacillus sp. FSL K6-0262, one region contains:
- a CDS encoding ComE operon protein 2 has product MERIAWNQYFMAQSHLLALRSTCQRLMVGATIVRDKRIIAGGYNGSVTGSKHCVDEGCYVIDGHCVRTVHAEMNALLQCAKFGVPTEGAEIYVTHFPCLQCCKALIQAGIKTVYYASDYKNHPYAVELFAEAGVRTEHVALDAVVVDTKPQETRDLMERVVDKLKQTGDAESQRLADEAVSRYQLPYKERI; this is encoded by the coding sequence ATGGAAAGAATAGCATGGAATCAATACTTTATGGCGCAAAGCCACTTATTGGCATTGCGCAGTACATGCCAGAGACTGATGGTCGGTGCGACGATTGTCCGGGATAAGCGGATCATAGCCGGCGGGTACAATGGCAGCGTCACCGGCAGCAAGCACTGCGTCGATGAGGGCTGTTATGTCATCGATGGCCATTGTGTGCGGACGGTGCATGCAGAAATGAACGCTCTTTTACAATGTGCAAAATTCGGAGTTCCGACAGAAGGCGCGGAAATCTACGTGACACATTTTCCATGTCTGCAATGCTGCAAAGCGTTGATACAGGCAGGAATCAAAACGGTCTATTATGCAAGTGACTATAAAAATCACCCTTATGCAGTCGAACTTTTCGCTGAAGCAGGTGTCAGGACGGAGCACGTAGCGCTCGATGCGGTGGTGGTGGATACAAAACCGCAAGAAACACGTGATTTGATGGAAAGGGTCGTGGACAAGCTCAAGCAGACCGGTGATGCTGAAAGTCAGCGGCTTGCCGATGAAGCTGTGTCTCGCTATCAGCTTCCATATAAAGAACGAATATGA
- a CDS encoding ComEA family DNA-binding protein, with protein MQLLKQYSWLLLLAVIIFLVFAMRIKGPDPDAAIQPLDKEADAAKGLLQEGSDAAAKNQTAENTKVMVDIKGEVHDPGVYELEADSRVEQAIEAAGGLTEKAEGRSINLAQRIADEQVIYVAAAGEAEAAVQTAGPSDSKDKININQADAEALTELNGVGEAKAQAIIAFREENGPFTSIDQLTEVPGIGEKSLENMKDQISL; from the coding sequence ATGCAGCTACTCAAACAATACAGCTGGCTGCTGCTGTTGGCAGTCATCATTTTCCTTGTATTCGCCATGCGGATCAAAGGGCCTGATCCGGATGCGGCGATCCAGCCGCTCGATAAAGAGGCGGATGCAGCAAAGGGTTTGCTGCAGGAGGGATCGGATGCCGCAGCAAAAAATCAGACTGCAGAAAATACCAAAGTAATGGTGGATATAAAAGGGGAGGTGCACGACCCGGGCGTTTACGAGCTCGAGGCTGACAGCAGGGTGGAACAGGCAATTGAAGCAGCTGGCGGACTGACAGAGAAGGCCGAGGGGAGAAGCATCAATCTTGCCCAGCGCATAGCCGATGAACAGGTGATATACGTAGCAGCTGCCGGGGAAGCAGAAGCAGCGGTACAAACAGCTGGTCCAAGCGATTCGAAGGACAAGATCAATATCAATCAAGCAGATGCCGAAGCATTGACAGAACTCAATGGCGTCGGCGAAGCGAAGGCTCAAGCCATCATTGCCTTCCGCGAGGAAAACGGTCCATTCACCTCCATCGACCAGCTCACCGAGGTACCAGGTATCGGAGAGAAATCACTGGAAAATATGAAGGATCAAATCAGCTTATAA